In one Cercospora beticola chromosome 1, complete sequence genomic region, the following are encoded:
- the GPI14 gene encoding GPI mannosyltransferase 1 (BUSCO:EOG09261XAF~CAZy:GT50), whose product MQSSSRPAPSAGFWRPAVVFSLAIAVRVVLLLYGRWQDANRAIKYTDIDYLVFTDAARYVARGRSPYDRATYRYTPLLAWLLLPTTWSGLWFEFGKALFAAGDVITGFFTYRILRSQGLTSTRALKFASIWLLNPMVANISTRGSSEGLLAVLVVATLWAVLCRHIVLAGALLGFAVHFKIYPFIYAASIFWWLGSAPSTPIGSTLPTSLSELVALINRDRVYLVGSSFITFMASNIVMFYIYGYPFVEHSFTYHFTRIDHRHNFSVYNTLLHLSSSQAADSGFHIESLAFVPQLVLAVVAIPLLLAKADLPSTMLAQTFAFVTFNKVCTSQYFLWYMVFLPFYLPSSSLLREPRTGITALLLWVAGQALWLQQGFQLEFLGNSTFVPGLWLAGILFFLANCWILGIIVEDVKLQAHSKNRHEKTA is encoded by the exons ATGCAAAGCAGCAGCCGCCCCGCTCCCTCCGCCGGCTTCTGGCGCCCGGCAGTCGTCTTCTCGCTGGCCATCGCCGTGCGAgttgtgctgctgctctacGGCCGCTGGCAGGACGCGAATCGTGCCATCAAGTACACCGATATTGACTACCTGGTCTTCACCGACGCCGCCAGATACGTCGCTCGTGGCCGCTCACCCTATGACCGCGCGACCTATCGCTATACGCCTCTGTTagcatggctgctgctgcccaccACCTGGTCTGGCCTCTGGTTTGAATTTGGCAAAGCACTTTTTGCAGCCGGAGATGTCATCACGGGCTTCTTCACCTATCGCATCCTGCGGAGCCAGGGGCTGACCAGCACTCGCGCCCTCAAATTCGCTAGCATATGGCTGCTGAACCCAATGGTTGCCAACATCAGCACGCGAGGAAGCTCTGAAGGACTGCTAGCAGTGCTTGTTGTGGCCACTCTGTGGGCTGTATTGTGCAGACACATCGTGTTAGCAGGCGCTCTCTTGGGCTTTGCAGTTCACTTCAAGATCTACCCTTTCATCTATGCAGCAAGCATCTTCTGGTGGCTCGGCAGCGCCCCCTCCACACCAATTGGGAGCACGCTGCCTACTTCTTTATCCGAGCTTGTAGCTCTGATCAATCGAGATCGTGTCTATCTCGTAGGCTCCAGTTTCATCACTTTCATGGCCTCTAATATTGTCATGTTCTACAT ATATGGATATCCTTTCGTGGAGCACAGCTTCACCTACCACTTCACCAGAATCGACCACAGACATAACTTCTCAGTCTACAATACACTCTTGCATTTGAGCTCTTCGCAAGCCGCAGACTCTGGCTTCCACATCGAATCATTGGCTTTCGTGCCTCAACTAGTGCTCGCTGTGGTAGCGATtcctctgctgctggcaaaGGCAGATTTGCCGAGTACTATGCTTGCACAAACTTTTGCCTTCGTGACCTTCAATAAAGTGTGCACAAGTCAG TACTTTCTATGGTACATGGTATTCTTGCCATTCTACcttccttcatcatcgctaCTACGCGAGCCGCGGACTGGGATCACGGCATTGCTGTTATGGGTGGCGGGTCAAGCCCTCTGGCTGCAGCAGGGCTTTCAGCTCGAATTCCTGGGCAACTCCACATTTGTTCCTGGTCTCTGGCTTGCTGGCATCCTCTTTTTCCTCGCCAATTGTTGGATACTGGGGATCATAGTAGAGGACGTGAAGCTCCAAGCGCATTCCAAAAATCGTCATGAAAAGACTGCATGA